A genomic window from Thermococcus nautili includes:
- a CDS encoding DUF530 family protein: MTTTEELVAQVNKILDDIGIDLGELFENFEPARLAYTLQRNVSLLNDLQDELERRVGETAPSVRFMDKKNKDPHLQWIYRKKHNRALALERLRSAITAHKMALALLSANYTFKLGRKEIPVDAITKENFEKVRAVEKPVKLGRLEVLPHLAYSGDVLRLLAKESIEVRETFKFIKGKLREKGTVRTKSIRIEVEYFENNRLKKARLDLPADADIEMELRKRFGRRFRWRVLTFVKTRGVLINNHYTVDNLALAYASLDPENGAEKLGLDIFRYYFLTSSTERETLGIFPGIKLCVDCHYSILDLPFRHEKDFKTGQGSIYVIRKCEMEEQLTGKRKDITTIPNYLLGGVLLYGMSPYDEGKVAELLGIDEAELEEAIKKFVISGLHKVLFSESELKKFEKFMPKSDKAKRFLDLLQG, translated from the coding sequence ATGACGACGACTGAAGAGCTCGTCGCCCAGGTCAACAAGATACTCGACGATATCGGGATAGACCTGGGCGAGCTCTTCGAGAACTTCGAGCCGGCCAGGTTAGCCTACACCCTCCAGCGCAACGTTTCCCTTCTGAACGACCTCCAGGACGAGCTTGAGAGGCGCGTTGGGGAAACGGCTCCGTCCGTCCGCTTCATGGACAAGAAGAACAAGGACCCCCACCTCCAGTGGATTTACAGGAAGAAGCACAACAGGGCTTTGGCCCTTGAGAGACTCCGCTCCGCTATAACCGCCCACAAGATGGCCTTAGCTCTGCTCTCGGCCAACTACACCTTCAAGCTCGGCAGGAAGGAGATTCCGGTAGATGCCATAACGAAGGAGAACTTTGAGAAGGTCAGGGCCGTTGAGAAGCCCGTGAAGCTCGGCAGGCTTGAAGTTCTTCCACACCTCGCCTACTCCGGCGACGTGCTCAGGCTTCTGGCCAAGGAGAGCATTGAGGTCAGGGAAACCTTCAAGTTCATCAAGGGCAAGCTCCGCGAGAAGGGAACCGTCAGGACGAAGAGCATAAGGATTGAGGTCGAGTACTTCGAGAACAACAGGCTGAAGAAGGCCCGCCTCGACCTTCCGGCCGATGCCGACATCGAGATGGAGCTCAGGAAGCGCTTCGGAAGAAGGTTCCGCTGGCGCGTTCTGACGTTCGTGAAGACGAGGGGGGTTCTCATAAACAACCACTACACCGTTGACAACCTCGCACTTGCCTACGCCTCCCTCGACCCCGAGAACGGCGCCGAAAAGCTCGGCCTGGACATCTTCCGCTACTACTTCCTCACCTCTTCCACGGAGCGCGAGACCCTGGGCATCTTCCCGGGGATAAAGCTCTGCGTCGACTGCCACTACTCAATCCTCGATTTGCCCTTCAGGCACGAGAAGGACTTCAAGACCGGGCAGGGGAGCATCTACGTCATAAGGAAGTGCGAGATGGAGGAACAGCTGACCGGGAAGAGGAAGGACATAACAACGATTCCCAACTACCTCCTCGGCGGGGTTCTGCTCTACGGCATGAGCCCCTACGACGAAGGAAAAGTCGCGGAGCTCCTTGGAATTGACGAGGCCGAGCTGGAGGAGGCCATAAAGAAGTTCGTGATTTCCGGCCTGCACAAGGTTCTGTTCAGCGAGAGCGAGCTGAAGAAGTTCGAGAAGTTCATGCCGAAGAGCGACAAGGCCAAGCGCTTCCTCGACCTCCTGCAGGGGTGA
- the rnhB gene encoding ribonuclease HII produces MVITAIVVDEENLPGLEELGVKDSKKLTPKRREKLFNEILSLADDYVVLVLSPEEISSREGTLNEFEVENFAKALNSLKVKPDVIYADAADVDEERFGRELKERLSFEAEIIAKHRADALFPVVSAASIVAKVTRDREIEKLKAEYGEIGSGYPSDPRTRAFLENYYREHGAFPPIVRRGWKTLKKIEERLRAEMETKKSKKGQLSLEDFLRR; encoded by the coding sequence ATGGTCATCACGGCTATAGTCGTTGACGAGGAGAACCTGCCGGGGCTTGAGGAGCTAGGAGTTAAGGACTCGAAGAAGCTGACGCCGAAGAGGCGCGAAAAGCTTTTCAACGAGATTCTAAGCCTTGCGGACGATTACGTCGTTCTGGTCCTCTCGCCAGAGGAAATAAGCTCCCGCGAGGGAACGCTCAACGAGTTCGAGGTCGAGAACTTCGCGAAAGCCCTGAACTCCCTGAAGGTTAAGCCCGACGTGATTTATGCCGATGCCGCCGACGTTGACGAGGAGCGCTTTGGGAGGGAGCTGAAGGAGAGGTTGAGCTTTGAAGCCGAAATCATAGCGAAGCATCGAGCCGACGCGCTCTTTCCGGTGGTTTCCGCCGCTTCAATCGTCGCAAAAGTAACCCGCGACAGGGAAATCGAGAAGCTGAAGGCAGAATACGGCGAAATCGGGAGTGGCTATCCGAGCGACCCGAGGACGAGGGCGTTTCTTGAAAATTACTACAGGGAGCATGGTGCCTTCCCGCCGATTGTGCGGAGGGGGTGGAAGACGCTGAAGAAGATTGAAGAGAGGCTCAGGGCTGAGATGGAAACCAAAAAATCAAAGAAAGGCCAGCTCAGTCTTGAGGACTTTCTGAGGAGATAG
- a CDS encoding DUF1699 family protein produces the protein MKVRVSAKTYDELLRKLSELDEDVTEVYVSLRPTKEVVVKILENAPNVKRISCPPSLYPKVSKRVIYALGQLGIELVPENRPRGRPRKYDEKTVKLVRELARKGVPMREISERLGIPLRTVYYMVNELRA, from the coding sequence ATGAAGGTTCGGGTGAGTGCCAAAACCTACGACGAGCTTCTGCGGAAGCTTTCCGAGCTCGACGAGGACGTCACCGAGGTCTACGTTAGTTTAAGACCCACCAAGGAGGTCGTTGTTAAAATCCTTGAGAACGCGCCCAACGTGAAGAGGATAAGCTGTCCGCCGAGCCTCTATCCAAAGGTCTCCAAGAGGGTCATCTACGCCCTCGGTCAGCTCGGTATAGAGCTCGTCCCCGAGAACAGGCCCAGGGGAAGGCCGAGGAAGTACGACGAAAAAACGGTGAAGCTCGTCCGCGAGCTGGCCAGGAAGGGCGTTCCAATGCGGGAAATCAGCGAGCGCCTCGGCATTCCCCTGAGGACCGTTTACTACATGGTGAACGAGCTCCGGGCTTAA
- a CDS encoding metal ABC transporter permease, with protein MIPEFILRAILASIMVSVLLGLLSPLINTKGLAFLTHALFHALLLGAVLGMILALLFNSYALVTLIALVVTIAIVLIIAQLEKLGFTPDSAVGIVASFVAGLTVLGFGILYKVMASRPYFPLTENIVSYLTGDIFLITLQDLAVLILGGALIFFVLLFLYRDFLYLSFDPEGMESYGGNARAYLMILYVLVGAIGALIVQTVGLITLQVVAVLPGAIALMVSSDLRKVLAVSLLLTLTVQLSSVVLAYFTAIPPSGIATIMLGLIYGALLFRR; from the coding sequence GTGATTCCGGAGTTCATACTGAGGGCAATCCTGGCGAGCATAATGGTCAGCGTCCTCCTCGGTCTGCTGAGTCCGTTGATAAATACCAAGGGCCTGGCTTTCCTCACCCACGCGCTCTTTCACGCCCTCCTCCTTGGAGCCGTCCTCGGGATGATTCTCGCGCTCCTCTTCAACAGCTACGCCCTCGTAACCCTTATCGCGCTCGTAGTGACGATTGCAATCGTCCTAATCATAGCCCAGCTCGAAAAGCTCGGCTTCACCCCGGATTCGGCCGTAGGAATAGTGGCGAGCTTCGTTGCCGGACTTACCGTTCTCGGCTTCGGAATCCTTTACAAGGTTATGGCGAGCAGGCCGTATTTTCCGCTTACCGAGAACATCGTGTCCTACCTGACCGGCGACATCTTTCTCATAACGCTCCAAGACCTAGCCGTTCTCATCCTCGGCGGTGCGCTCATCTTCTTCGTCCTCCTCTTCCTCTACCGCGACTTCCTCTACCTCAGCTTCGACCCGGAGGGAATGGAGAGCTACGGCGGGAACGCGAGGGCCTACCTCATGATTCTCTACGTCCTCGTGGGCGCTATCGGTGCCCTAATCGTCCAGACCGTCGGCCTGATAACCCTCCAGGTCGTTGCCGTCCTGCCCGGCGCGATAGCGCTGATGGTGAGCTCGGATTTGAGGAAGGTCCTCGCGGTGAGCCTGCTTTTAACCCTCACCGTCCAGCTCTCGTCGGTGGTTTTGGCTTACTTCACGGCAATCCCGCCGAGCGGTATAGCGACCATAATGCTGGGCCTAATCTACGGCGCGCTCCTCTTCCGGAGGTGA
- a CDS encoding GTP cyclohydrolase IV, translating into MIETQEEVPEIREPLRRVGITNLRSVAKINWKGKVYTFLPLFEVTIDVPAEKKGIHMSRLVESITEAMSEAVEEEVREAHSSLEELGKAVIRRLESKHPHRRAEVWIKTHLIIPRETPASGKTSYEPYDVEVGVIKNEDGTFEKVLRVKVIGNTVCPHAMANNNGKTHIQRAIGELEVRTAFDEEIALEDMIDVVESSFSHPTYTLLKTVDENAVVQGMFANPKFVEDVAREIFAKAREKFRGKIHVRVISNESIHKHDVIAETWS; encoded by the coding sequence GTGATTGAGACCCAGGAAGAAGTTCCGGAGATTAGGGAACCCCTCAGGCGCGTCGGCATAACCAACCTCAGGAGCGTCGCCAAGATTAACTGGAAGGGAAAGGTCTACACGTTCCTCCCGCTCTTTGAAGTCACGATAGACGTCCCGGCCGAGAAAAAGGGAATCCACATGAGCAGGCTCGTGGAGAGCATAACCGAGGCCATGAGCGAGGCCGTCGAGGAAGAGGTTAGGGAGGCCCACAGCTCGCTTGAGGAGCTTGGAAAAGCCGTCATCAGGCGCCTTGAGAGCAAACACCCGCACAGAAGGGCGGAGGTCTGGATTAAGACCCACCTCATAATTCCCAGGGAAACGCCGGCGAGCGGGAAGACGAGCTACGAGCCCTACGACGTCGAGGTCGGCGTCATAAAGAACGAGGACGGCACCTTTGAGAAGGTCCTCCGCGTCAAGGTGATTGGGAACACGGTCTGCCCGCACGCGATGGCCAACAACAACGGCAAGACCCACATACAGCGCGCCATCGGCGAGCTCGAGGTCAGGACGGCCTTCGACGAGGAGATAGCGCTCGAAGATATGATTGACGTTGTCGAGAGCTCCTTCAGCCACCCGACCTACACGCTCCTGAAGACGGTTGACGAGAACGCGGTTGTGCAGGGCATGTTCGCGAACCCGAAGTTCGTTGAAGATGTTGCACGCGAGATTTTCGCCAAGGCCCGGGAGAAGTTTAGGGGCAAAATCCACGTGCGCGTAATCAGCAACGAGAGCATTCACAAGCACGACGTCATAGCCGAGACGTGGAGCTAA
- a CDS encoding KH domain-containing protein yields the protein MDEFERLLKKYERVDKDGKPIEEPEFGEIDYVAEGEQEEFVRIPKERIAVLIGKKGKTKKEIEERTGTKIEVDSETGEVFITATKKTKDPLAVWKARDVVLAIGRGFSPERAFRLFNEGEILEVVNLTDIVVGNEKNALPRVRGRIIGRKGRTREIIEEMSGADVSVYGKTVAIIGNPIQVEVARTAIEKLAKGSPHGVVYRYLERRKKDLELESSAYYEALEGGPELEDWEEE from the coding sequence ATGGACGAGTTTGAGAGACTCCTGAAGAAGTACGAGCGCGTTGATAAGGATGGAAAACCGATTGAAGAACCCGAGTTCGGCGAGATTGACTACGTGGCCGAGGGCGAGCAGGAAGAGTTTGTGAGGATTCCAAAGGAGAGGATAGCGGTCCTCATAGGCAAGAAGGGCAAGACCAAGAAGGAAATCGAGGAGCGCACCGGAACCAAGATAGAGGTCGACAGCGAGACGGGAGAAGTTTTCATCACCGCCACGAAGAAGACCAAGGACCCCCTTGCCGTCTGGAAGGCGAGGGACGTGGTTTTGGCCATAGGCAGGGGTTTCTCCCCCGAGAGGGCCTTCAGGCTCTTCAACGAGGGTGAAATCCTCGAGGTTGTCAACCTCACCGACATCGTGGTTGGGAACGAGAAGAACGCCCTGCCGAGGGTCAGGGGTAGAATCATCGGGCGGAAGGGAAGGACGAGGGAGATTATTGAGGAGATGAGTGGCGCTGACGTTAGCGTTTACGGAAAGACCGTCGCGATTATCGGCAACCCGATTCAGGTAGAGGTGGCAAGAACGGCTATAGAAAAGCTCGCCAAGGGCTCGCCCCACGGCGTCGTTTACCGCTACCTCGAAAGGCGCAAGAAGGATTTGGAGCTCGAAAGCTCCGCCTACTACGAGGCCCTTGAGGGCGGGCCCGAGCTTGAGGATTGGGAGGAGGAATGA
- a CDS encoding metal ABC transporter ATP-binding protein translates to MTAVEAENLTILYEGKPALSDVTFRLDEGKTLLLLGPNGAGKTTLLKTIACFHREYRGKLLVFGRDPCDARHLIGYVPQSSSLNERVPLTALEVVAMGGLYRRGFVHFKISEEILRKAEEVLTFVGLGHVKDRLFRELSGGQKQRVLLARALMSDPKLLLLDEPLSALDPSARAEVTNVLSKIKSEKNVTMIITTHDINPLLEIGDLVMLINKRLIAFGRPEEVLTDGVIKSVYGPLAKVIPVGGKLYCITGDFHLHRDRGGGL, encoded by the coding sequence ATGACCGCGGTGGAAGCCGAAAACCTGACGATACTCTACGAGGGCAAACCTGCTTTGAGCGACGTGACGTTCAGGTTAGACGAGGGTAAAACCCTGCTCCTCCTCGGCCCGAACGGTGCGGGAAAAACGACGCTCCTCAAGACGATAGCCTGCTTCCACCGCGAATACCGGGGAAAGCTCCTCGTCTTTGGAAGGGACCCCTGCGACGCGAGGCATCTGATAGGCTACGTCCCCCAGAGCAGTTCCCTCAACGAGCGCGTTCCCCTAACGGCCCTCGAAGTTGTCGCGATGGGCGGGCTCTACAGGAGGGGCTTCGTCCACTTCAAGATTTCAGAGGAAATTCTAAGAAAGGCGGAGGAGGTTCTAACCTTTGTCGGCCTCGGGCACGTCAAGGACAGGCTCTTCCGCGAGCTTTCTGGGGGGCAGAAGCAGAGGGTTCTGCTCGCGAGGGCTTTAATGAGCGACCCCAAGCTGCTCCTCCTTGACGAGCCACTCTCGGCGTTGGACCCGAGCGCGAGGGCAGAGGTAACGAACGTCCTCAGCAAGATAAAATCCGAGAAGAACGTCACGATGATAATAACGACCCACGACATAAACCCGCTCCTTGAGATAGGCGACCTCGTGATGCTGATTAACAAGAGGCTGATAGCCTTTGGAAGACCGGAGGAAGTCCTCACCGACGGCGTCATCAAGTCCGTCTACGGCCCGCTGGCGAAGGTAATCCCCGTCGGCGGAAAGCTCTACTGCATAACCGGCGACTTCCACCTCCACAGGGACAGGGGGGGTGGGCTGTGA
- the eif1A gene encoding translation initiation factor eIF-1A — translation MAYKGGKGKKNRQVEGDEVIRVPLPDRSQGQLFGVIEQALGAGWMDVRCEDGKIRRCRIPGKLRRRMWMRVGDVVIVQPWPVQTDERGDIVYRYTRTQVDWLLRKGKISQDFLTGGELLF, via the coding sequence ATGGCGTACAAGGGTGGAAAAGGTAAAAAGAACAGGCAGGTGGAGGGTGATGAGGTTATTCGCGTTCCCCTCCCGGACAGGAGCCAGGGACAGCTCTTCGGAGTTATAGAGCAGGCCCTCGGCGCCGGATGGATGGACGTCCGCTGCGAGGACGGCAAGATAAGGAGATGCAGGATTCCGGGTAAGCTCAGGAGAAGGATGTGGATGCGCGTTGGCGACGTCGTCATCGTCCAGCCCTGGCCCGTTCAGACCGACGAGCGCGGGGACATAGTTTACCGCTACACGAGAACCCAGGTGGACTGGCTCCTCAGGAAGGGCAAGATAAGCCAGGACTTCCTCACAGGCGGGGAGCTGTTGTTCTGA
- the top6B gene encoding DNA topoisomerase VI subunit B: MAEASQLFKEFKIQSVSEFFRRNAAMLGYTGKVRSLTTLVHEAVTNSLDACEEAGIPPYIRVEIEELGREHYKVVVEDNGPGIPEKYITHVFGKMLAGTKAHRNIQSRGQQGIGISGAVMFAQITSGKATRVITSTGDEIIEAWVKIDVDRNEGKIVKKEKHPNPDGWHGTRIELEVKNVKYIRSKQGVYWYLKLTAIANPHAHIELIEPDGRLIVFPRSSDEIPEPPVEMKPHPKGVLTDDVYRMAKKTKRTTVRRFLVGEFSRISDKKVDELVEYIAALRLIKTVEDKKVQEGLYERLMKGEVKAVLRSFKGYTKVVKQVAKMMEKPPEKLTWHEAEEIVEAFKYMKFLAPPTHGLRPIGEENIEKGLKGILKPEFVTAVTRPPKVYSGGIPFQVEVGLAYGGEIPSGFELLRYANRVPLLFDAGSCVTTQAARSIDWKRYRVDDLDRTPLVLMINVVSVHVPYTGTGKQSIANDEDIYNEIRLAIMDAARRLQTYLSGKHRRLYQVKRKKTFEKYVPEIARALSILTGEPEEKIREYFLNFIESHFASKEAVSEGAAPEVSENA; encoded by the coding sequence ATGGCCGAGGCGAGTCAGCTCTTTAAGGAGTTCAAAATTCAGAGCGTCAGCGAGTTCTTCAGGCGAAACGCGGCAATGCTCGGCTACACTGGAAAAGTCCGCTCGCTTACAACGCTCGTCCACGAGGCGGTGACGAACTCGCTCGACGCCTGTGAGGAGGCTGGAATTCCGCCCTACATAAGGGTCGAGATTGAGGAACTCGGGAGGGAGCACTACAAGGTTGTCGTTGAGGACAACGGCCCGGGAATCCCGGAGAAGTACATAACCCACGTATTTGGAAAGATGCTGGCCGGAACGAAGGCCCACAGGAACATACAGAGCAGGGGCCAGCAGGGTATCGGTATAAGCGGTGCTGTGATGTTCGCCCAGATTACGAGCGGTAAGGCGACCCGCGTGATTACTTCAACGGGAGACGAGATAATAGAGGCCTGGGTGAAGATAGACGTCGACAGAAACGAGGGTAAAATCGTCAAAAAGGAGAAGCACCCGAACCCGGACGGCTGGCACGGGACGAGGATAGAGCTCGAGGTTAAGAACGTTAAATACATCCGCTCGAAGCAGGGCGTTTACTGGTACCTCAAGCTCACCGCGATAGCCAATCCACACGCCCACATCGAGCTCATCGAGCCCGACGGAAGGCTAATCGTCTTCCCGCGCTCGAGCGACGAGATTCCGGAACCGCCGGTTGAGATGAAGCCCCACCCGAAGGGCGTCCTGACGGACGACGTTTACAGGATGGCCAAGAAGACGAAGAGAACAACGGTGAGGCGCTTCCTCGTTGGAGAATTCTCGAGGATAAGCGACAAGAAGGTTGACGAGCTCGTCGAGTACATAGCGGCGCTGAGGCTCATCAAGACGGTCGAGGACAAGAAGGTTCAGGAAGGGCTCTACGAGAGGCTCATGAAGGGCGAAGTCAAGGCCGTTCTCCGTTCTTTCAAGGGCTACACCAAGGTCGTCAAGCAGGTCGCGAAGATGATGGAGAAGCCGCCTGAAAAGCTCACCTGGCACGAGGCTGAAGAGATAGTCGAGGCCTTCAAGTACATGAAGTTCCTCGCTCCGCCGACGCACGGCCTCAGGCCCATAGGCGAGGAGAACATTGAGAAGGGTTTGAAGGGAATCCTCAAGCCGGAGTTCGTAACGGCCGTAACGAGACCGCCGAAGGTCTACTCGGGCGGAATCCCCTTCCAGGTCGAGGTCGGCCTTGCCTACGGCGGTGAGATACCGAGCGGTTTTGAGCTCCTCCGCTACGCGAACCGCGTTCCGCTCCTATTCGATGCCGGCTCGTGTGTGACCACTCAGGCGGCCCGTTCGATAGACTGGAAGCGCTACCGCGTTGACGACCTCGACAGAACCCCGCTCGTGCTCATGATTAACGTCGTTTCAGTCCACGTCCCCTACACCGGAACCGGAAAGCAGAGCATAGCCAACGACGAGGACATCTACAACGAGATTCGCCTGGCCATAATGGACGCGGCGAGAAGGCTGCAGACCTACCTCAGCGGAAAGCACAGAAGGCTTTACCAGGTCAAGAGGAAGAAGACCTTCGAGAAGTACGTGCCCGAGATAGCGAGGGCTTTAAGCATACTGACCGGCGAGCCGGAGGAGAAGATTAGGGAGTACTTCCTCAACTTCATTGAGAGCCACTTTGCCTCGAAGGAGGCCGTTTCAGAGGGTGCCGCCCCGGAGGTGAGCGAGAATGCCTAA
- a CDS encoding serine protein kinase RIO: MREEAIEREVEEILGLRDKREKDSELYKIANEVFDRTTKETLAYLHRRGKIEELYGVISTGKEANVFAGVDAEGNKIAVKIYRTYTTEFRRIWEYLAADPRIGYLPKDMRKLVFVWTRREFKNLQRAIKYAVRVPEPVIFRNNVLVMEFIGDEMPAPRLKDVERELERSDFEELYDYLIGVIERLWKRGDMVHGDLSEYNVLLWDGPVVIDWSQATVRRNRMSVELLKRDLRNVTSYFARKGVEVEDYEVKLRELIER, encoded by the coding sequence ATGCGCGAGGAAGCCATTGAGCGGGAAGTCGAGGAGATACTGGGCCTCAGGGATAAGCGGGAGAAGGACAGCGAGCTCTACAAGATAGCCAACGAGGTCTTCGACAGGACGACGAAAGAAACCCTGGCCTACCTCCACCGGCGCGGTAAAATTGAGGAGCTCTACGGCGTAATAAGCACCGGCAAGGAAGCAAACGTCTTCGCGGGAGTTGATGCCGAGGGCAATAAGATAGCGGTGAAGATTTACAGGACGTACACCACCGAGTTCAGGAGGATATGGGAGTACTTAGCCGCTGACCCCCGCATCGGCTACCTGCCGAAGGACATGCGGAAGCTCGTCTTCGTCTGGACTCGGAGGGAGTTTAAGAACCTCCAGAGGGCGATAAAGTACGCGGTTCGCGTTCCCGAACCGGTAATCTTCCGCAACAACGTCCTGGTAATGGAGTTCATTGGCGATGAGATGCCCGCTCCAAGGCTGAAGGACGTTGAGAGGGAGCTTGAGAGGAGTGACTTTGAGGAGCTCTACGATTACCTAATCGGCGTCATCGAGAGGCTCTGGAAGCGCGGTGACATGGTTCACGGCGATTTGAGCGAGTACAACGTCCTGCTCTGGGACGGGCCGGTGGTCATAGACTGGTCGCAGGCCACCGTCAGGAGGAACCGCATGAGCGTCGAGCTTTTAAAGCGCGACCTGAGGAACGTTACAAGCTACTTCGCGAGGAAGGGGGTTGAGGTTGAGGACTACGAGGTGAAGCTCCGCGAGCTGATTGAGAGGTGA
- a CDS encoding DNA topoisomerase IV subunit A, with protein MPKAIKRERPKEKFSYDPKKVLSKLEEYGRSVLEAIKAGKNPYFDIPTRGLNNVYFDEKSRLIKMGDKLSRRYFLNVAHARKFMQTLLIMAYVKRLVAEGKHASLREAYYANKHTIPGTKENTFEDQRESDPIIEDLERMLGVLREEMHITADRRGYIYGDIVIRDGEDEFNASKLGSGGWAVPGTVEHIQFPEINVDYALVVETAAMADRLIEEKFPKKEKALIIATQGQASRGVRRLIHRLHYEEGLPIIVFTDGDPYGWYIYSTIKQGSINLAYLSDKLATPEARFVGMTMDDIKRYGLENVTEKLKGIPPNKKGGPTGDYKRILEEMEYPWFQNKEWQRQLKMALKWGVRIEQQALANKSLEFVAKEYLPEKINNGDLLP; from the coding sequence ATGCCTAAAGCAATAAAGCGCGAGAGGCCCAAGGAGAAGTTCTCCTACGACCCCAAGAAGGTCTTGAGCAAGCTCGAAGAGTACGGAAGGAGCGTCCTTGAGGCTATCAAGGCCGGTAAGAATCCCTACTTCGATATACCAACGCGCGGACTCAACAACGTCTACTTCGACGAGAAGAGCAGGCTAATCAAGATGGGCGACAAGCTCTCAAGGCGTTACTTCCTCAACGTGGCTCACGCAAGAAAGTTCATGCAAACCTTACTCATAATGGCCTACGTGAAGAGGCTCGTCGCCGAGGGCAAGCACGCGAGCCTTCGTGAAGCCTACTACGCCAACAAGCACACGATTCCTGGAACGAAGGAGAACACCTTCGAGGACCAGCGCGAGAGCGACCCCATCATAGAAGACCTTGAGAGAATGCTCGGAGTCCTGCGTGAGGAGATGCACATCACAGCGGACAGGCGCGGTTACATCTACGGCGACATAGTGATTCGCGACGGTGAGGACGAGTTCAACGCGAGCAAGCTCGGAAGCGGCGGCTGGGCGGTTCCTGGAACGGTGGAGCACATTCAGTTCCCGGAGATAAACGTTGACTACGCCCTCGTTGTCGAGACCGCCGCTATGGCCGACCGTCTCATCGAGGAAAAGTTCCCGAAGAAGGAGAAGGCCCTAATCATAGCGACGCAGGGACAGGCCTCGCGTGGCGTTAGAAGGCTTATCCACAGGCTCCACTACGAAGAAGGCCTGCCAATCATCGTCTTCACCGATGGCGACCCCTACGGTTGGTACATCTACTCCACCATAAAGCAGGGCTCGATAAACCTCGCTTACCTCAGCGACAAGCTGGCAACGCCCGAGGCGAGGTTCGTGGGCATGACGATGGACGACATAAAGCGCTATGGTTTAGAGAACGTCACCGAGAAGCTCAAGGGAATCCCGCCCAACAAGAAAGGTGGCCCGACGGGCGACTACAAGAGGATCCTTGAGGAGATGGAGTACCCCTGGTTCCAGAACAAGGAGTGGCAGAGACAGCTCAAGATGGCCCTCAAGTGGGGCGTCAGGATTGAACAGCAGGCCTTAGCTAATAAGTCCCTCGAGTTCGTCGCCAAGGAGTATTTGCCAGAAAAGATAAACAACGGTGATTTGCTGCCATGA